CCAAAGGAAACATCAAGGGCCTTCCCACAGAGACCTGCCTTGCCCTCTGGCAGTGAGCGCCCAGACCACACACCAAGTACCTTCAGCTCTTGAGGCAGACAGACTGTTGagagtgaggagggagagagggctcATGTCCTTGAGGTCCAGTCAGCTGGCGGCCGGCCACTTGTTCTGAAACTGCTGGATGAGGCCTAAGGAAGCAAGTGTGCCTCTTACCTACCTTAGAAGTGGGTCCCCACAGGCAGAGAACAACTGTCCTCAAAGGGAACTAGCCAGGCTTTCTCTGGAGGAAGAAAGACTCCCAGGTTCTGGGGTGAGCAGAGAGGAATTGGCTGGGGGGCCAGGGGGTTTGCAATTAAGGCAGAACAATATCTCTACTGCTTAGGGGTGCAGAACCTTAGCTCACAGGACCCAGAGACCTAGAAGAGGCTTTCCCTTTGAAGCCTCAGTTTCCAAGGACCTCAAAGGGTGGCAGGAAGACAGGATAATGAGGCCACCCAAGGGCAACTTTGACTCACACGGAGGCCTGGTTCCATGAATGGGACACACAAAGGGGCCCGCCTGAAGGTTGAAGGGGAGGATGGGAGCCTCCCTGTCGCCCCTGTCCCGGGTTCCCACACCTTCTAGCAGGCCAACACATCTTGCAGACTGGAGATCGGGGCCGCTAGAGCTTTCCAGAGCTCCCCAAGGTCTTCCCAGGGCGCCCCCTACCTCCACGAGCAGCGACACCAACACCCCCTCAGCAGAAGGTCCATAGTGCTGCGTCTTCTCCTGCGCAAACCTGGTGTCATAGAGCGGGTCAGCTGCTCAGTCCTGTAGGCAGCGGTTGGGGGCACGGTTGGGGGCACCGTTGGCCTAGAACGCGCACTCCTACCCGCCAGCACCCCAGGGCCCCGCCCTCCAGATACGCCCACCTGCGGAGGCTGAGATGGGCGTGGAGGGTGAGGCATGTAGACTTGAGATCTCTGTTCTTAGTTGTCTGTTGTGCAGAGCTGAGTATCTGAATTGCACCCAACTTCTGAGCCCTAGTGAACATCTCCCTACAGTGAGCCATTGCCACCTTGCAATGCCAGAGAAGGGTGTACTAGTCAGTCGATTCACTAtctcaaatgaaaatgaataaggaTATTTTAAACGATTGTGATCATCTTATTACGGGTTTTAAAATGATAATCATTGTCCACATGGTGCATATTTCCCACCAATTATTTATGAGTTGAAGGTGTTTTCTTCAATGCACAATGCTGCTATTTTATGAATTCAGGTTTATCCAATTATGACATTTTAGAATAGATTTATTTATGACTGTCAGGCTGTCTGTCACCTTTGGAAAGGCTTTCCATTGAGATCTTTATTAAAAGTTATCAAGATatgttggagagagagagcacagcggTTTATTcaacagattttcatgtctgaagcttggaaattccaggttcaacaccccaccctcagcccaaacacacacacacacacacacacacacacacacacacacacacacacacacaccacacacacacaccacagcccaGAGTAGagaaatgttctggtaaaaacaaaaacaaaaacaccaccaaCTATCTATAGTGAGGCCCCAGACTTCAGCACTGCCACTTCATATGCCTATCAATActctctctcctgtttctatGCCTCTACCTCTCACTCTCAtgtaaaaattcaaataaatagataaagacagGTTAACAAAAAGGTTTTCTTAAAGCCATTTTAATTCTTACATTCAAGAACATCTAGCACTGTGTTTCTGAATACTCAGATGCAAGAAACCATTGCTTCAGAATGGATTTGATTTCTAGGGCTATTTCAGAGTTAGTGGAAGTGAACGTGATGCTCATACTGAGACAATGTCAATTTGGATAAAATCAGGGCTGAGTATAAAGTGAGCTTCCAGAAGAATGCAGCCATGCAGTTTGCAATGCAAACATAGTTTCCAGAGGTGAGACCGTATGGGAACCCACCTGGCTAGGCAATTTCTGAGAAAGTTGTTTTAAAATAACTTGTTCAGAGATATGAAAATGACTAAAGTAATTGGGGCTGTTTACTCTTGTAGAGGAAAAGCTGGTTTGCCTCTTAGTACTCCACTCAGTGATAGCATGTGTGAGAATTAGGAAGGCATGTTAGCATAAGCCCATTGTTAACATGAAGACTGGGGCATGGGTGGTCCTGAGAGACACAAGGCTGCTTAAAGGTCTCATAACTGCTAAGGAGGGTTGGAGTCTGACCCAAATCTGTGTCTTCACTGCTGGGACACTAACTGCACCCTTGATATTCTGGGTCTGTGTAGTTTCCCTATTAGCTGTTAACAATGTGGACCCATGAGACGGTGGTGGATAGCAAGCAGCTGTCCACCCATGAGGGGGATGTGTGCAGCCTTTTATGAGGAGAAAGCCCAGGTATGAACACACAGGAAGTGACCTCACCACCTTGGGATAGACACCAACAGACTTGGAGCCTGGGTAACTGGGAAATACTCTACATGCAGGCCCCTCACCGACTCATTTGCCTTTGAGACTTGAAGGAAGAAACATGTTTTGTTAACTAAAGGCCTCCTCAGGTTATGGCCTTGGGAAAGGCCTCTGGGAGAACAAAGTCACTGAGTAAAGAAACTGGATGAGGTGTCTATCCAAATGCTATCAGAAAGTACTCAGGAGGAACACTCAGCTAACAGGATATTCAGGGCCACACTTTTCATTTCCAGCCACAGCACCTAAGTACAGAAGTCACCGAGGTAACTAAatgctttctcctctccctctccccctctctcccgtgtgtgtgtgtatatgtgtgtgtgtgtgtgtgtgtgtgtgtttgtgtgtgtgtgtgtgtgtgcgcatgggTGGGGCAGAGCTGCCCTGAGCAAGAGCTTAAAACATGCTCACACCCTAATTCAAGACTAGCTATTGAACTGGATATGGGGAAGGTTTTCTTCtgtcaagttctgtctctatcttcaagGTGCATCTCTTTCATTCTGGGAGATCTGTGCTAATCtaggagaaaaatcaagaaggagtAGGCGACACCATGACAGCATGCTGGGCTCCGAGGTTCTGAACCACTGCTGGTCATTGTCTTTTTAGAGGTCCACACCAGAGATGGGAAGAGCTGATCGACATGGACATCCAGGCTACACCTAAGAATGAAGGGCAGGTGTGGCTTGTCACCAGTGAGAGTCAGCACAGACTCaaggtgagtgagtgtgttgacaAAGAGATCCTCAAAAATTGGTCCCTAATTTGGCCTGCATGGGTTTCCTGCCCAGACACCCATGACATCACTTCTCAAGAGCCACTCCATGGCCTACCTGCAGCTGGACAGCCATGACTGTGACCAGGAGTATCAAATCCTACTCCATTGGAATCTACAGAAAACTTGACACTCCTGGAGGCATAGCCCAAGActaagaatctggggtgggtgaTTATGAACTTAATGGGGGAGAAGCTGGCCCTAGACCACACAGCTGGCCCTAGACCACACACCCTAGTCCTCCAGGTGCTGGTGTTGCATTGACAGCAAAGAGCAACAATCAGAtcatgacttcttcttctagcgtttgcccttcttccgtagccagtcaacaggtcaggttgaaagctttcaggagctgcttgttgctggctttgaaagtgactgggatccatgtggattcagtcggctaggaaggatcgtcagtttccccaatgaatgggtactcatgggatgcaccacgagaaggtcgatccaatgcatcccagatcATGACTGATGGCCCACAACAGAACATCTTCCCCTGCTACACTCCATCAGTCATGATCTGATTGTTGTTCTTTGCTGTCAATGCAACACCAGtgctccttgtgcactttaatgtatgcacttaaccaggtgtaccactgcctggccccagctctTTCTATTCTATGAAGCTATTCTTCTGATTTCTTCTGAGCAGTGTTGAGATAAGTGGCTGTAACTGGAGGTCCCCTCACATCACCTGGACTTCAACATCCTGGTAACTACAGAGTCCTCTGTTTCTATTTGTCCTCCTGGAAGTACTTGGGAACTTAGGGTCAATTCTCTCTCCCACTTGACAGCTTTCCACTTTATTAGTATCAGTTGGTTGGATATTTTATTGACTTCCAGAAAGATTTCTTTTATGAAGGAAGACTTTACTCCATAGGTCCCAGGAGGGTGACATAGTAAAAGGAGGACCTTGCCCTAGCAGGCACTCAGAGGGGCCATAGTTAAATGGAGTGTTACATGAAGATCTAAGGGGAAAGGAGTTGCCCTTTAAGGTACTTCACTGGACATACATTCATGTAGGAACTAGGCTACTTGAGTGGGTGCTTTCTGTGAGTCTGTGACTTACCTTGCTGGGTCTGTGACTGATTGATGGGAAGGTACCACCTACATTCATCTGCAGAGTGATAGCTGAATGAGGCTATGGGTCCGAGTAGTCTCAGGTATTGCCAACATTTTCCAGCTGGTGGTCTTATTGAATGCTGCTTCATGATTAGGACATTTGAACCATGTGTTTCCAAATGTTTCATTCTTTAGATTTTGAGCCTTTCGATTCTTCATTGTGTTATTCTTGTGCCCTGTACTGAGAATGACCTACTGTGGATATTTCATTAGACTTTAAATCAGgtatatactattttttaaaagagctagTGTCTTTAATTTTATGTcccgtgctttttttttttttttatttccctccagggttatcactgggactcactatgaatccactgctcctggtggccatttttcttttctttctttttttttttattggatatgacagaaattgaaaggggagggggagatggagaggaagacagagagatacctgcagatctgcttcactgtttgtgaagtgacaccccccccacaggtggggacctgggggctcgaactgggatccttgtgtgtgcccttatgtttcatactatgtgcacttaacccagtgcaccattgcctgggccCTTGATCTCTTACAAGACAGTTAACTTAGtcttataaactttttttaaagattttatttatttattaatgagaaagcaccagacatcactctggtacatgtgctgctggggattgaactcaggacctcatgcttgagagtccgatgttttatccacctcgccacctcctggaccacagtcttatgaacttctttttttttaagattttacttatttattaatgagaaagcaccagacatcactctggtacatgtgctgccgggggttgaactcaggactgtTAGCGagctaaaatcaaaccaccatccactgcaaggaagcaaaagatgtttattcacgaattcgaatccgggccgagtggtgactgacagcagtctgccagctcgaccccgaacaaggctcaaaccacacaatttataggaattcagactatactcagggagggggaacacatcaccttatcaacctatatccaataacaggctatagaaaacgcaaaatccagtcatttcaaacttagcaaaagcatgatccattcaaagcaaagcgcaggctagtttcaaacattgcaaaatcacacaaccaatagaatctagccaggtagggtcaccacatcctcctgccatcagctgccccttcctagaaaataatttccttgtgcaaaggccctgataagccttgcctgtttgcagggtcttggtaaacaactggtggcttactgattcttggtaaacaGCTGGTGGTTTACTGATGCTTGGTAAACAACTGGTGGCTtaatgattaggtcctgtttctagaggaaagggcaaggaattttccatctcacactaagcagaaaagcaactatacttaaaactttaaaactactgcatctaacaaggacctcatacttgagagtccgatgttttatccactgcaccacctcctggaccacagtcttATAAACTTCTATAGCTGATGGGTCATTCGTATTAAAAACCCATGTCACCTAGGAATGTTGGTGCGGAAGTTCATAAGAACATGTCAGAGAAGGTTTATTAggcaaaattttatttaaaacaaataatataGATCCTTAGCATTAATCTCTCAGAATTTTTGTAACTTGGAATTTTAGAGTCCAATTAAACCATAGAGTAAAATAAGAAGATAGGAGTGGGGTTAGGTAGCAGTTCTCCAGTGAGAGATTACATGCAATTACCATTCACTAGCTCCACAtgagaagagcttcacaagtggctgaacagcctgcaggtgtctttccctcactctatctctctccccccttttattcAGCTCTGTCAACAAACAGCTGTGAAGAATGGTAGAGTAGTACAGacgctgagctccagtgataattctggtggtaatgaataaataaataagaagaaaggattatttctttacattttttttgatATCTCCAGCCgttggcaccatgaatccaccacttctagtggcttttattattattttttttctttttgttcaatagggcagaaagaaactgagaggggaggggaagagacagaagggggaaagaaagactgcttgtgaagcatccccgctgcaggtgaggtgtaggggcttgaacctggtgcttGTGAgtatccttgtgcttaaccaggagtgccaccacctggccctcagaatTATTTCTTTAGGCAAAGTCTATTGATGGTTccagattaaataaaataaagctcctTTCCAGGGAAAAACTGTCTCAATGCAAATTTGTTATCAGAAATTTCATTTTGGATGTTTTTACCCATTTCTCAAATAAATTGGCCAAAATAAAGGCTTTACTAAAATTAACCATAGAAATTCATTGAGTAGATAATTCTTCTAAGATACTAAGGGGGTTTCCTTTAGAAACTGGAAATTTAAATTTATGCGTAGGAAGTGTTGtatcacctaaaaaaaaaaaggctatataGGAAAATTTTAATTACAGTCAAGCTGAATGGAATTGAAGTAATTTTTGAAAATGAGTTTTTTTAGGGTCCATAGTATATTTGCAGAAAACCAgagtttaatttcttttatttattattattattattattctcagtAATGGGAGTATCCCCTCTGTCATCTCATTCAAAGAAAAGCAAGGAAATGCAGCAGTGACAGAGGATTGAATTGCAAAGATGGATTTCCCAGAGTCTTCAGTATCTGTGGGGTGAGGGCATAAAGGAAGTGGGTAGGACTGAGGAGAAGTCAGCCACcaagctccccccccctttttttgcctccagggttatcactggggctcagtgtttgcactaagaatccactgctcctgcaggagcatttttctcattttgttgcccttgttgttgttattgttgccattgttgttgttggataggacagagagtaattgagggagatggggaagttggggaaagataggcacttgcagatccacttcaccactcatgaagcgaccctGTGCAGGTtggaagccagaggctcaaactgggatccttatggtggtccttgtgattggcaccatgtgcgcttagcctgctgtgctgcttactgcctggcccctttaagcTCCACTTCTGTCCCTCAATCCCTCAAACACACATAGGTCTGTTGTGTTTTAACAGCTCTGAAGCCACtcccacatgaagaaatgcttttGTTTCATAAGAGGTGTCATATGTATTTATGGTGTTAAAACAGGTTTAGGGGTGAgaggggtagcataatggttatgcaaaactttcatgtctcaggctacaaggtcccaagtttagggaataaaagaaaaaacataataaGCCAGGTCTGTGAATTGTACAAAGTAATCACGTTATATCTGTCATAATGAAATACATGGCCATTCCCAGGACCttatcctcaccataaagcagctatGGTAAGAGCTAtctcagtctccaaagggaggctgggtcatcctgccctgccactcatggaagactggtcctgaaatgagggcagtctgcaatgttcccagctgtggatatatatatatgccctgggtcaggtggatggggtaaacagttaattttatccatagattttttttttcaagaatgggagctactctctgtcctaatccaattttctagttctattctcaatctgacaccatctcagataatatttttgtccactTCCACGTTAGCTATTAAACTTAAACAAAAATCTAtaatagttgtgggcccctaggagcatgcctaaaatggacttcctagcttctttcccccCTAAGATCTCTATCCTCATCTGCTCTatgcctactttttgtttcctgttcattaatcacttTGTACCACTTTATATCTTGtcacttttcagccatcaagttgcagacgctatcacgattccatcctgacttccctgggcagacaacctcaccgtgTGTCTTCACTAACtctagagccctagcccactatggaaagatacaaacaggctgggagtatgaatcaacttgctgatgcccatgtccagtggagaagctatttacagaagccagaactcccattttatgcacccccaaaataatcatgatccatactcctagtgggggagatGACCGAATGGCTCTGAAttgcagctccatcaggacccagagagagaggaggaaagaagaaaggacatttgaatgtaataataggtgtatatgtgacctgaaaaggaagagaatatgggacctttaaaaagggcaaataaatacaaatgcaggccattgtagaaataatagctgactcatatctacaaccttgggagaactgctgtggcttacagtggagggactggagatctagaactttggtggtgggaatggtgtggagttgtacccctgttaccttgtaattttataaatcaatattaaatcattaataaaataataaataaaaattaaaaaagtaaatacatgTCCACACAACTCACCATCTGCCCTTCCTGTCTTCTAGTGCATCACCatgtgagaaaggagaaagggggtgagctgagatgctttttaaaaaacttatagaAGCCTGatgggataaataaaataatcctgTCCCTCCGCTTTATAAACGGATTTAGCATACCAGAATTTGAGGGAACCCTAAGCTCTGGGGGGTGGGAGAAAATTATCTGGGAATTTCTTGAAATTTAAGGGAACCCTAGTTATAACCAAAGAGTCACTCCCTGTGGACATGAACTTCACAATTCCATTTCTACCCAGAACTGGGAACACACAAGGAAGTTATAATTTGTCAGAGACTTGCTTAGCAGAATCCACACACCTTTTGCTTATAATTTGGCAAGACTTCTTTGGAAAACAATGATTATTATTCTGCACAAAATGTGCTCACACTCATGGAGATATCAGGAGTTCTGAAACATTTGCTCTAACTACTGCTCCtagaacatttttcctttttctttctttttctttgcctccagggttatctcttggggctccttatgaatccactgctcctggaggccattttgcatTTTGTTGCCATGTTATTAAgtgatgttggatagaacagagagaggaggggaagacagagatggggagagaaagacagacagctgcagacctgcttcaccaccatgaagtgacaatccccccccacccccgccgcagGTGGagagtgtgggcttgaacctggatcctatgcgagtccttgcgcttcacaccatgtgcgcttaacccactgagctaccgcctggccccccatttctcctttttaaaagttttttttcctttttttttttttttttacttgacagggtagagagaaactgagaggggaccaggagatggagacagagacacctgcggcactacttcaccactcatgaagctttccccctgcaggtgggaattttgGACTTGCTATCTTGCCTGTGATAACATTTTTAATCAACCAGATGCACCTTCCCATGGCCCCTAGAATTTCTTCTTTAGTTCAAAAAGAGCAAAGGAGAAGGAAACATTCAAAAGTTCACGTCAGAGACCGCCTACCCATTAACACCCGCCAGAGGGCGCCCTGTACATCAGGATTCCTGAGACTGTAGATGATTGGATTCAGCATGGGGTTAATGACCGTGTTAAAGACTCCAACAGCTTTATCCTTATCTGAAAGCTTGAGTGAGCCTAGCCTCATATAGTTAAAGATACCTGAGCCATAGAATATAGCAACGACAGTGAGGTGGGAGCCACATGTGGAGAAGGCTTTCTTCCTGCCTTCAGCTGAGCGGATTCGAAGGACAGCAGCGACCACGTGGACATAAGAGGTGAAGATGAGAACAGTGGGAGTGCCTGCCATCATGAAGCCCACACCAAAGAGCAGCAGCTCATTGAGCTGGGTGCTAGAGCAAGAGAGCTGAAACAGCTGTGGGAGGTCACAGTAGAAGTGGTTGATCACATTGGGGCCACAGAAGTCAAGTGTGGATATGGCTACAGTGTGGGTCAGAGCATTGGAGAAGGAACAAGCCCAGGACACAGCCACCAAAATCCTCTGGACTGTCTGGCTCATATGAGTGCTGTAGGTCAGAGGCCGGCAGATGGCCAGGAATCGGTCATAGGCCATGGCTGTCAGCAGGAAGCAGTCCACACCAACCAAGAGATGGAAGAAGAAGATTTGTGTGAGGCAGGCTCCATAGGGAACTGCACGCCTGTGGGACAGGAGACGACCCAACATTGAGGGGACAGTGACAGTGATGCACCCAATGTCCAGCACTGATAGATTCcccaggaagaagtacatgggggtgtgaaGTTTGGGCTCCACTAAAATGGCAGTGAGGATGCTGAGGTTGCCTCCCACTGTCACCAGGTAGGCAAAGAGGAAGATTACAAAGATCACAGGTCGCAACCCTGGTGTCTCTACCAAGCCCAGAAGGACGAACTCAGTGATGGCTGTCCCATTGACCTCAAATTCTGGCTGCATTTGTTCCTGTAGTGAGACATCCAAGAGATAAGAGTAAtgcctatagaaaaaaaaagtaatacctCTCAATGTATTATCtccaaaagaagaaatatacttCCTTCTACATGCTGAGCTCTCTGCTGTGTTCCAGCTCAT
Above is a window of Erinaceus europaeus chromosome 12, mEriEur2.1, whole genome shotgun sequence DNA encoding:
- the LOC103111594 gene encoding olfactory receptor 3A1 translates to MQPEFEVNGTAITEFVLLGLVETPGLRPVIFVIFLFAYLVTVGGNLSILTAILVEPKLHTPMYFFLGNLSVLDIGCITVTVPSMLGRLLSHRRAVPYGACLTQIFFFHLLVGVDCFLLTAMAYDRFLAICRPLTYSTHMSQTVQRILVAVSWACSFSNALTHTVAISTLDFCGPNVINHFYCDLPQLFQLSCSSTQLNELLLFGVGFMMAGTPTVLIFTSYVHVVAAVLRIRSAEGRKKAFSTCGSHLTVVAIFYGSGIFNYMRLGSLKLSDKDKAVGVFNTVINPMLNPIIYSLRNPDVQGALWRVLMGRRSLT